A single Methanolobus sp. ZRKC5 DNA region contains:
- a CDS encoding glycerate kinase, producing MAEKMRNDAYSILSDAISAVDPSACVYRAMNKESETVIINDSSYDLSLYDNIYAIAFGKAAISMSKAIEDILGDSLTGGIAVTKHGFGGSLAKMKVYEASHPMPDANSVAAGKTVHDFLEQTGEKDLIFFLISGGGSALITLPRKGVSITDIVKLTDGLMRAGATIDELNTIRKHLCSIKGGGLAKMAYPSQSVSLILSDVVGDPLDVIASGPTVPDTSTFDEFNEIVERYDLKLSPAAGGLLEDGLEGVIEETPKSGGPVFERASHYLVGNNFLALQEAEKKASELGYNTIILTSSIIGEAKEVAKVFAAIAREERLHGTPLPLPACILAGGETTVTMKGKGAGGRCQEMALSFGIEVADLEGLLFLAAGTDGNDGTTDQAGAFADGDTVQRGKNLQMDARRELYDNNSYVYFKETGDLIATGPTGTNVMDIYMILVDSF from the coding sequence ATGGCTGAAAAAATGAGAAACGATGCTTACTCTATATTATCAGACGCAATTTCTGCAGTAGATCCATCTGCCTGTGTCTACAGGGCTATGAACAAAGAAAGTGAGACCGTCATCATTAATGACAGTTCATATGACCTTTCACTTTACGATAACATATATGCCATAGCCTTCGGGAAAGCTGCAATCTCCATGTCAAAGGCTATTGAAGACATTCTTGGAGATTCCCTGACAGGTGGTATTGCTGTCACCAAACACGGTTTTGGCGGTTCCCTTGCAAAGATGAAAGTTTATGAAGCAAGTCATCCGATGCCTGATGCTAATAGTGTTGCTGCCGGTAAAACAGTTCATGACTTTCTTGAGCAGACTGGTGAGAAGGACCTTATATTTTTCCTTATTTCAGGTGGTGGTTCTGCTCTTATTACTCTTCCACGCAAAGGAGTGTCAATCACTGATATTGTAAAACTTACTGATGGTCTCATGCGTGCAGGTGCTACAATTGATGAGCTTAACACAATCAGAAAGCATCTCTGTTCCATAAAAGGTGGTGGACTTGCCAAAATGGCTTATCCTTCGCAGTCTGTGAGTCTGATTCTTTCTGACGTTGTGGGGGATCCACTGGATGTTATTGCATCAGGTCCCACTGTTCCTGACACGTCCACTTTTGACGAGTTCAATGAGATAGTGGAAAGGTACGATCTCAAATTGTCTCCTGCTGCGGGTGGCTTACTTGAGGATGGCCTTGAAGGTGTCATAGAGGAAACTCCAAAGTCAGGAGGTCCTGTTTTTGAAAGAGCCTCTCATTATCTGGTCGGCAATAATTTCCTTGCCCTTCAGGAAGCAGAAAAGAAGGCATCTGAACTTGGATATAATACCATTATCCTTACTTCATCGATCATTGGTGAGGCAAAGGAGGTAGCTAAAGTATTCGCTGCTATTGCCAGAGAGGAAAGGTTACATGGTACCCCTTTGCCACTTCCGGCATGTATTCTTGCAGGTGGTGAAACCACAGTTACCATGAAGGGAAAAGGAGCAGGTGGAAGATGTCAGGAAATGGCTCTTTCATTTGGCATAGAGGTCGCAGATCTTGAAGGACTTCTTTTCCTTGCTGCTGGTACGGATGGCAATGATGGTACTACAGACCAGGCTGGTGCGTTTGCTGATGGTGATACTGTTCAGCGGGGTAAGAATCTACAGATGGATGCAAGACGTGAGCTCTATGATAACAATTCCTATGTTTATTTTAAGGAAACAGGTGACCTGATTGCAACAGGTCCCACAGGCACCAATGTAATGGATATCTATATGATCCTTGTTGATAGTTTCTAA
- a CDS encoding YbhB/YbcL family Raf kinase inhibitor-like protein: MLGVNKSYQYFRDNIICYRHLITTSAIVLLLFSVLAFSGCVESADEEPDELPDLYDVNRSENDSSVPQEIGSNHVPVGELIISSSAFENGTFIPEKYTCDGENINPPLDIAGLSEDAGSLLLIMDDPDAPSGNFTHWVVWDIYQTIIAEDSIPGIEGVNDANMVSYIGPCPPSGTHRYFFKFYALDSELDIESGSGRTLVEDAMDGHVVAYGELIGLYSRS; the protein is encoded by the coding sequence ATGTTAGGGGTCAACAAGTCATATCAATATTTTCGTGATAATATCATATGTTATCGTCATTTAATAACAACATCTGCAATTGTATTACTATTATTCTCAGTTTTAGCATTTTCAGGTTGTGTTGAGTCTGCAGATGAAGAGCCGGATGAGCTCCCTGACCTGTATGATGTTAACAGATCAGAGAACGATTCTTCAGTGCCACAGGAAATTGGTTCGAACCACGTCCCTGTGGGCGAATTGATCATATCCAGTTCTGCTTTTGAAAATGGAACTTTTATTCCTGAAAAATATACATGCGACGGGGAAAATATCAATCCTCCACTGGATATTGCTGGTCTTTCAGAGGATGCTGGATCTCTTTTGTTGATCATGGATGACCCTGATGCACCCTCTGGGAATTTTACACACTGGGTTGTCTGGGATATATATCAAACGATAATTGCTGAAGATAGTATTCCTGGCATAGAAGGGGTAAATGATGCAAACATGGTGTCATACATCGGTCCATGTCCTCCTTCAGGCACCCACAGGTATTTCTTCAAATTCTACGCACTTGATTCGGAGCTGGATATTGAAAGTGGTTCTGGTAGAACTCTTGTGGAGGATGCCATGGACGGTCACGTTGTTGCCTATGGGGAACTAATTGGATTATACAGTCGTTCCTGA
- a CDS encoding PspC domain-containing protein yields the protein MNNRLTRSRRDRMIAGVCGGLGNHLGIDPVIIRLLWAVAIFMYGSGLFLYILAWIIIPEE from the coding sequence ATGAACAATAGATTAACACGCTCCAGAAGAGATAGAATGATTGCAGGTGTCTGCGGTGGTCTTGGAAATCATCTTGGCATCGATCCAGTGATAATAAGACTCCTTTGGGCTGTTGCTATATTCATGTATGGTTCAGGTCTTTTTCTCTATATACTTGCATGGATCATAATTCCTGAGGAATAA
- a CDS encoding helix-turn-helix domain-containing protein: MKDCTIYKTVDIVGKKWSLCIMHELYKGENKQKRFNELKNKLQDVTPKTLSTRLKELEEHGLVDKKVDDSVFPIKSEYSLTESGEEFLSIIQSIKKWGLKWQFDNPECGGTNCKVCGL; encoded by the coding sequence ATGAAAGATTGTACTATATACAAAACGGTCGATATTGTCGGCAAAAAATGGTCTTTGTGTATTATGCACGAGTTGTACAAGGGGGAAAATAAGCAAAAACGTTTCAATGAGCTAAAAAATAAATTGCAGGACGTAACCCCAAAGACTCTTTCTACAAGATTGAAAGAACTGGAAGAACATGGTCTTGTTGATAAGAAGGTTGATGACTCAGTGTTCCCTATCAAGTCTGAATACTCACTTACAGAAAGTGGTGAGGAATTTTTATCTATAATACAAAGTATTAAAAAATGGGGTCTCAAATGGCAGTTTGATAATCCTGAATGTGGCGGAACAAATTGTAAGGTTTGTGGACTGTAA
- a CDS encoding NAD(P)/FAD-dependent oxidoreductase, translating into MAKDLLEKGAILQRDQETYAIAPHLPGGIVSAEHLGKIASVAKKYGAATLKVTSSQRVAIVGLKEEDIDKAWKDLGIKPGAAIGLCVRSVKICPGTTFCKRGQQDAVSLGLKLDEKYHGMELPCKFKMAVSGCMNSCSEPAIKDIGVMGAPKGYTVMVGGNAAIKPRIADVIADELNEDEVLALVDKIISFTKTNGSKHRLSRVIDEMGIDKFKQEIGL; encoded by the coding sequence ATGGCAAAAGATTTACTTGAAAAGGGAGCAATACTGCAGAGAGATCAGGAAACATACGCAATCGCACCACATCTACCCGGTGGAATTGTTTCTGCTGAGCATCTTGGTAAAATTGCATCTGTTGCAAAAAAGTATGGGGCTGCAACATTAAAAGTAACTTCATCACAGAGAGTAGCTATCGTAGGATTGAAAGAAGAGGATATCGACAAAGCCTGGAAAGACCTTGGAATAAAGCCAGGTGCTGCAATCGGACTTTGTGTTAGGAGTGTTAAGATATGCCCTGGTACGACATTCTGTAAGCGTGGGCAACAGGATGCTGTAAGTCTTGGATTAAAACTTGATGAGAAATATCATGGAATGGAACTTCCATGCAAATTCAAGATGGCTGTTTCCGGATGTATGAACTCATGCTCAGAACCTGCTATCAAAGATATCGGTGTCATGGGTGCCCCAAAAGGTTACACTGTCATGGTTGGAGGAAATGCAGCCATCAAGCCAAGAATTGCTGATGTCATCGCAGATGAATTGAATGAGGATGAAGTACTTGCACTTGTAGACAAAATTATCAGCTTCACTAAGACCAATGGTTCAAAACACCGTCTTAGCAGAGTAATTGATGAGATGGGAATTGACAAGTTCAAACAAGAGATCGGCTTATAA
- a CDS encoding CGGC domain-containing protein, giving the protein MRCDIVSEACPGVGCFMAFNKKSMHFSDYDENTEMVAFFTCGGCSGRRIYRLLKSLKKRGVDVIHLSSCMQMENYPKCPHIDEIKRTVENAGIKLVEGTHH; this is encoded by the coding sequence ATAAGATGCGATATCGTTTCGGAAGCATGTCCGGGTGTCGGGTGCTTTATGGCATTCAATAAAAAGAGCATGCACTTTAGTGATTATGACGAAAATACAGAGATGGTTGCCTTTTTCACATGTGGCGGATGTTCCGGTCGCAGAATTTATCGCCTGTTGAAATCATTGAAAAAACGGGGAGTGGACGTAATCCACCTGAGTTCCTGTATGCAAATGGAGAACTACCCGAAATGTCCGCACATCGACGAGATAAAAAGAACAGTTGAAAATGCAGGAATTAAACTTGTAGAAGGAACACATCACTAA
- a CDS encoding 4Fe-4S dicluster-binding protein: MTSRMIVKIDEEKCTGCGKCVSPCAEGAIQIINGKAKVVSEELCDGMGFCIGVCPEGAITIEKREAVPFDLRKAESQPKKTDVSIQCFSCGCGENNNYLMPVRHNMESLWVCTRCLPKLIHG; encoded by the coding sequence ATGACCAGCAGAATGATAGTAAAGATAGATGAAGAGAAATGTACCGGATGTGGAAAATGCGTATCCCCCTGTGCTGAAGGAGCTATTCAGATAATTAACGGGAAGGCAAAGGTCGTTTCAGAAGAACTCTGTGATGGTATGGGATTCTGTATAGGAGTTTGTCCTGAAGGCGCAATAACCATTGAAAAAAGAGAAGCTGTCCCCTTTGACCTAAGGAAAGCCGAATCACAGCCAAAGAAGACAGATGTCTCAATCCAGTGTTTCAGTTGCGGCTGCGGTGAGAATAACAATTATCTGATGCCTGTAAGACACAATATGGAAAGTCTCTGGGTTTGCACAAGATGTCTTCCTAAACTTATCCACGGATGA
- a CDS encoding formylmethanofuran dehydrogenase: MVVEIGLSKDADYLCDYTFNFYWHNKSLEPDSLIPHQNGTKLTYRDLVNELKSGGEVHIKGNVAKNFAYSLGADLKHFGGSGKAENTGRIFIQGDVGPEAGMGMVAGALYIKGNIEYPIGNIVELESDIQDYRKFRSITDILCNGIKEDRLIDNDYSENGRILTLKDGIPRGTVAARCSCESKVIIEGDAYNGTGMLTTKATVIVNGNAGMNTGSHLNGGTVVVHGDVGEFAGAYMKDGKLVFQSAKGFIGAAMEGGSIYSKSKANTSPPAAKSRMKGEDSALIRELMDAGRVESMLYNKYEPEKEKEKYVEVHMRDGSIVMRKIK; this comes from the coding sequence ATGGTAGTTGAGATTGGGCTTAGCAAGGATGCGGACTATCTCTGCGACTATACTTTTAATTTTTACTGGCACAACAAAAGTCTTGAGCCCGACTCACTGATACCACATCAAAATGGCACTAAACTGACTTACAGAGACCTTGTCAACGAACTTAAGTCAGGTGGTGAAGTTCATATCAAAGGTAATGTGGCAAAGAACTTTGCCTACAGCCTGGGTGCGGACCTGAAACACTTCGGAGGAAGCGGGAAAGCTGAAAATACCGGCAGGATATTCATTCAGGGAGATGTCGGCCCTGAAGCTGGTATGGGTATGGTTGCCGGAGCCCTGTATATCAAAGGTAACATTGAATACCCAATTGGGAACATAGTGGAACTTGAATCCGACATTCAGGATTATCGAAAATTCCGCTCGATCACAGATATTCTCTGTAACGGTATTAAAGAAGACAGACTCATAGATAACGACTATAGTGAAAATGGAAGAATACTGACCCTTAAAGATGGAATTCCCAGAGGCACTGTTGCTGCAAGATGTTCGTGTGAGTCAAAGGTGATAATCGAAGGTGATGCCTACAACGGAACAGGTATGCTGACGACAAAAGCTACTGTGATCGTGAATGGTAATGCAGGCATGAACACAGGTTCACATCTTAACGGAGGAACTGTTGTGGTCCATGGAGACGTTGGAGAGTTTGCCGGTGCTTATATGAAAGATGGGAAACTCGTGTTCCAGAGTGCTAAAGGTTTCATTGGTGCTGCAATGGAAGGTGGCTCTATCTATTCAAAAAGTAAGGCAAATACAAGTCCTCCTGCTGCAAAGTCCAGAATGAAAGGAGAGGACAGCGCACTCATAAGAGAGCTAATGGATGCCGGAAGAGTTGAGTCAATGCTCTATAACAAGTACGAGCCAGAGAAGGAAAAAGAGAAATATGTGGAAGTCCACATGCGTGACGGATCAATAGTTATGCGTAAGATCAAATGA
- a CDS encoding sensor histidine kinase, which yields MILLLLIINTILVPVINCEPNSYRIGVLSVYGDKENSMELWTPTANYLSLNIPNSSFEIVPLDYDDFILTVSNDDVDFFYANPMLYVEMERSYGASRIATFHPVWNNSSYSDVGSLIIANANRDDINYVRDLKGRSFMAVSEWSFGGFLAAMGELQRNEIDYRKDLGELKYGHTHDNVVFAIVNGDVDAGTVRAGTLEKMVLEGKINVEDVKVLDQKEYDDYPFLVSTDIYPDWAFAKTSSTPDNISKEVSIALLKIAPNSTPAIALASNGWSVPADYSSIDELMRELRMGPYVDYGVVSLMDVLVQHWYGLVLILMLFIIIEVHSRLTVEKVKKSKLETSNKLKDLFTDIMRHDLLSPASIIKGFTDVLYTNETDTEKKETLKLINEHTDHLILMIGSAAKLAKLESYEEMEFETKDIGFLLLQVADSFSSEFANKDVTLDFDTKGTYPSRINDVMEDVFSNLISNALKYGPSGSTVKLEIVDINNSWKIMVIDEGDGIPDEFKPYIFERFKRADKKGIKGTGLGLAIVKRIVDIHKGTVGVEDNPRGKGSVFWVMLDKA from the coding sequence ATGATATTGCTTTTACTTATTATCAATACAATTCTTGTTCCTGTGATAAATTGTGAACCCAACTCTTACAGGATTGGTGTGCTTTCTGTTTATGGAGACAAGGAAAATTCAATGGAGTTATGGACTCCAACTGCGAATTATCTCTCACTCAACATTCCGAATTCAAGTTTTGAAATTGTACCTTTGGATTATGATGATTTTATCCTTACTGTAAGCAATGATGATGTTGATTTTTTCTATGCAAATCCCATGCTTTATGTGGAAATGGAGCGCAGTTATGGGGCCAGCAGGATAGCAACTTTCCATCCTGTATGGAACAACTCTTCATATTCAGATGTGGGAAGCCTGATTATTGCCAATGCTAACAGAGATGATATTAATTATGTACGGGATCTGAAAGGAAGATCCTTCATGGCAGTAAGTGAATGGTCTTTTGGAGGATTTCTGGCTGCAATGGGAGAATTGCAGCGCAATGAAATTGATTACAGAAAAGACCTTGGCGAATTAAAATATGGCCATACGCATGATAATGTTGTCTTTGCAATTGTCAATGGTGATGTGGATGCCGGTACGGTAAGGGCGGGTACTCTTGAAAAAATGGTGCTTGAAGGCAAGATCAATGTTGAAGATGTCAAAGTCCTGGATCAAAAGGAATATGATGATTATCCTTTCCTGGTAAGTACAGATATTTATCCCGACTGGGCATTTGCAAAGACAAGCTCTACACCTGACAATATTTCAAAAGAAGTTTCCATTGCTCTTTTGAAGATTGCTCCTAATAGTACACCTGCTATTGCTCTTGCTTCAAATGGCTGGTCAGTTCCAGCTGATTATAGTTCTATAGATGAACTGATGCGGGAGCTCAGGATGGGCCCTTACGTTGATTATGGTGTGGTCTCTCTTATGGATGTACTGGTGCAACACTGGTATGGCTTGGTTCTTATTTTGATGTTATTCATTATTATAGAGGTACATTCACGTTTAACGGTGGAAAAGGTAAAAAAATCGAAGCTTGAGACTTCAAATAAACTAAAGGATCTCTTCACCGATATCATGAGGCATGATCTGTTAAGTCCGGCGAGTATTATCAAAGGTTTTACCGATGTTTTGTACACTAACGAGACAGATACTGAGAAAAAAGAAACACTCAAATTGATCAACGAACACACCGATCATTTGATCTTGATGATAGGTTCTGCTGCCAAACTTGCCAAACTTGAATCATATGAAGAGATGGAATTTGAAACAAAGGATATCGGTTTCTTATTATTGCAGGTTGCAGACAGTTTTTCCTCTGAATTTGCAAATAAAGATGTTACGCTTGACTTTGATACCAAAGGTACGTATCCTTCCAGAATTAACGATGTAATGGAGGATGTCTTTTCCAATCTGATATCCAATGCTCTCAAATATGGTCCATCAGGCAGTACGGTCAAATTAGAAATTGTTGATATTAACAATAGCTGGAAAATAATGGTAATCGATGAAGGAGATGGAATTCCAGATGAATTCAAGCCATATATTTTTGAGAGATTCAAAAGAGCTGACAAAAAAGGAATAAAAGGAACAGGTCTTGGTCTTGCTATTGTAAAAAGGATAGTTGATATTCACAAGGGTACTGTTGGTGTAGAAGATAATCCACGTGGCAAGGGTTCTGTTTTCTGGGTAATGCTGGATAAGGCATAA
- the pyk gene encoding pyruvate kinase, with amino-acid sequence MDLPDHKTKIVCTIGPASSSEEVLRELIIQGMNVARLNFSHGDMDNHRTIIKRIRAIAKELNRVVAIMADLPGPKIRVGVIQNEPMMLEKGQQVVLTSREVLGKDSLIPVQYKQITDSVTPGSPIYLNDGFIQLDCTRIEGEDIYCDVVIGGPLFSKKGINLPGSRLFINPITGRDLEIVDFGFEEGLSIFCLSFIESKEDVLEVRNYAKSKGKDVFIVSKIERERAVENIDSIIKESNAIMIARGDLGVEIPIQDVPIVQKNIIHKANLMSTPVITATQMLESMTGNIRPTRAEATDVANAIIDGTDAIMLSAETAVGKYPVETVRMMARIAKSTEKWRDHTTIGLEMMKKAIQRMNPSVEDMISIQVNDALRSLPVRYVITPTVSGKTPRHISRFRPDIWILGFSRYPLTCEQLAMQYAVYPVLTRQKVDDWEETVMDALNKASIVDSGDMVILTQGQVSGHGKPGGTNLLKFIEVK; translated from the coding sequence ATGGATTTGCCTGATCATAAAACAAAGATCGTATGCACTATTGGCCCGGCTTCTTCTTCTGAGGAAGTACTCCGGGAACTTATCATTCAGGGAATGAATGTAGCCCGCTTGAATTTTTCTCATGGTGATATGGATAACCATCGTACTATTATCAAAAGAATACGTGCCATTGCCAAAGAACTCAACAGAGTAGTGGCTATAATGGCAGACCTTCCTGGTCCAAAGATAAGGGTAGGCGTCATCCAGAATGAGCCAATGATGCTGGAAAAAGGACAACAGGTTGTTCTTACTTCACGTGAAGTTCTCGGTAAGGATTCATTGATCCCTGTTCAGTACAAACAGATTACAGACAGTGTGACCCCAGGCAGTCCTATTTATTTGAACGATGGCTTCATACAGCTTGATTGTACACGCATCGAAGGAGAGGATATCTATTGTGATGTTGTTATTGGTGGTCCTCTTTTCTCTAAAAAAGGCATCAATTTACCAGGTTCCCGGTTATTTATCAACCCGATAACCGGAAGAGATCTGGAGATAGTTGATTTTGGATTTGAGGAAGGCTTGAGTATATTCTGTCTTTCTTTCATAGAATCAAAAGAGGATGTCCTTGAGGTTCGAAACTATGCGAAAAGCAAGGGCAAAGACGTGTTCATAGTTTCAAAGATTGAAAGGGAAAGGGCTGTAGAGAATATAGACTCAATTATCAAAGAGAGCAACGCCATAATGATAGCCCGTGGTGACCTTGGCGTTGAGATTCCAATACAGGATGTTCCTATCGTGCAAAAGAACATTATTCATAAGGCTAACCTCATGAGCACTCCTGTAATAACTGCGACGCAGATGCTCGAATCAATGACAGGCAATATCCGACCTACAAGGGCTGAAGCCACAGATGTGGCAAATGCGATAATAGATGGGACAGATGCAATCATGCTTTCTGCAGAGACTGCCGTAGGAAAATATCCGGTAGAAACTGTAAGGATGATGGCTAGGATTGCCAAATCCACAGAAAAATGGAGAGATCATACGACAATAGGCCTTGAAATGATGAAAAAGGCCATCCAGAGGATGAATCCGAGTGTAGAGGATATGATATCAATACAGGTGAATGATGCACTTCGCAGTCTGCCTGTACGTTATGTTATTACTCCCACGGTTTCTGGAAAGACTCCCCGGCATATCTCAAGATTCAGGCCTGATATCTGGATACTTGGGTTTAGTCGCTATCCTCTGACATGTGAGCAACTTGCAATGCAATATGCGGTATATCCGGTGCTTACCCGTCAGAAAGTTGATGATTGGGAGGAAACAGTCATGGATGCTCTGAATAAAGCAAGTATTGTGGATTCGGGAGATATGGTAATTCTCACCCAGGGACAAGTGTCAGGTCATGGAAAGCCAGGTGGCACAAATCTTTTGAAGTTCATTGAGGTAAAATAA